A window of the Electrophorus electricus isolate fEleEle1 chromosome 11, fEleEle1.pri, whole genome shotgun sequence genome harbors these coding sequences:
- the six6a gene encoding homeobox protein SIX6a — protein MFQLPILNFSPQQVAGVCETLEESGDVERLGRFLWSLPVAPSACEVLGKNESVLRARAIVAFHTGNFRELYHILENHKFTKESHAKLQALWLEAHYQEAEKLRGRPLGPVDKYRVRKKFPLPRTIWDGEQKTHCFKERTRHLLREWYLQDPYPNPSKKRELAQATGLTSIQVGNWFKNRRQRDRAAAAKNRLQQQVLSGGSVPSLTDDDGAVDRLGLSSSPEASLSSKAATISAISITSSDSECDI, from the exons ATGTTCCAGTTGCCGATTCTGAATTTTAGCCCCCAGCAGGTCGCGGGGGTTTGCGAGACTCTCGAGGAGAGCGGCGACGTGGAGCGGCTCGGGCGCTTTCTCTGGTCGCTCCCGGTGGCCCCTTCTGCTTGTGAGGTCCTCGGCAAGAACGAGTCGGTGCTGCGTGCGCGCGCAATTGTGGCCTTTCACACAGGCAACTTCCGAGAGCTCTATCACATTCTGGAGAACCACAAGTTCACCAAAGAGTCGCACGCGAAGCTGCAAGCTCTCTGGCTAGAGGCGCATTACCAGGAGGCCGAGAAGCTCCGCGGTCGTCCGCTAGGGCCCGTGGACAAGTACCGTGTACGCAAGAAGTTCCCACTACCTCGCACGATATGGGACGGCGAACAGAAAACGCATTGCTTTAAAGAGAGGACTCGCCATTTGTTGAGAGAGTGGTACCTACAGGACCCTTACCCGAACCCAAGCAAAAAGAGAGAGTTGGCGCAGGCCACCGGACTCACGTCTATCCAAGTGGGCAACTGGTTTAAAAACCGGCGGCAACGAGACAGAGCCGCGGCAGCCAAAAACAG GCTACAACAGCAGGTCCTGTCGGGTGGTTCGGTTCCATCGCTCACGGACGATGATGGAGCGGTAGACCGACTGGGCCTGTCCTCCAGCCCCGAGGCCAGCCTCTCGAGCAAGGCTGCCACTATCTCCGCTATCTCCATCACCTCGAGCGACAGCGAATGTGACATCTAA